A stretch of Lactuca sativa cultivar Salinas chromosome 6, Lsat_Salinas_v11, whole genome shotgun sequence DNA encodes these proteins:
- the LOC111897798 gene encoding auxin-responsive protein SAUR24 — MRETIYDMGKLKTQSLANKNNGMLKLKVVVEKLQKRLSEAKKWAPRNTNLGTVPVKKGHFAVIAVDDYEEKKFVVPLAHLERPSFQKLLERAAEEYGFNHEGALMVPCRPSEFEWILDGSGDDVGRSSSKAMVESC, encoded by the coding sequence ATGAGAGAAACTATATACGATATGGGAAAGCTAAAAACTCAAAGTCTTGCCAACAAAAACAATGGCATGTTGAAGCTTAAAGTGGTGGTAGAGAAGCTGCAAAAGAGACTTTCGGAAGCCAAGAAATGGGCTCCAAGAAACACGAACCTCGGAACAGTGCCTGTGAAAAAAGGACATTTTGCTGTGATTGCAGTAGATGACTATGAAGAAAAGAAATTCGTTGTACCTTTAGCACATCTTGAGCGCCCATCGTTCCAAAAGTTGTTGGAGAGAGCAGCCGAGGAGTATGGGTTCAACCACGAGGGTGCACTTATGGTGCCGTGTAGACCAAGTGAGTTCGAGTGGATTTTGGATGGATCAGGAGATGATGTTGGCCGGAGTTCGAGTAAAGCGATGGTGGAAAGTTGTTAG